A portion of the Acidihalobacter yilgarnensis genome contains these proteins:
- the rpsF gene encoding 30S ribosomal protein S6, producing the protein MRHYEVVFLVHPDQSEQVPAMIERYRGMIEGDGGTIHRLEDWGRRQLAYPINKVHKAHYVLMNIECSDAALAELETAFRFNDAVLRKLVVRENQAITEASPLVKSKDEGDSSDSRPARGDSDSDADVSSDDTREEGDSAA; encoded by the coding sequence ATGCGTCACTATGAAGTGGTATTCCTGGTCCACCCAGACCAGAGCGAACAGGTTCCCGCCATGATCGAGCGGTATCGCGGCATGATCGAAGGTGACGGCGGCACGATCCACCGTCTTGAGGACTGGGGTCGGCGTCAGTTGGCCTATCCCATCAACAAGGTGCATAAGGCGCACTACGTGCTCATGAACATCGAGTGCAGTGACGCGGCGCTGGCTGAGCTGGAAACCGCCTTCAGGTTCAACGATGCAGTGCTGCGCAAGCTGGTGGTCCGTGAAAATCAGGCGATCACCGAAGCGTCCCCGTTGGTTAAATCCAAGGACGAAGGTGATTCCAGTGACTCGCGCCCGGCACGTGGTGATTCCGATTCTGATGCGGATGTGAGCTCGGATGATACGCGCGAAGAAGGCGATAGCGCCGCCTGA
- a CDS encoding GGDEF domain-containing protein, protein MRTVGENDDPLDDATGDAGGDDGYRERYRQLVQEFDAAETDWQRDRAAGMRLLANMVLKLSATQPELSGLLKSFGDALQAGRFEAETETLSSLIDDLLAEVAPGPDLDSLGSAIGRLEALLDVMPSDPDALTDSAGIGRVLAKLEAALGERLQMLQRDLRVLANTLYEVPGWPDALAAERDRQRNQFAGRQLVDVDALADLIERGFSSIDQERGEICRFLGDLVGRLDVLEKTFSERDSRRRDLLIQAGEVNRHIETSVKDLLSESQVATDIDSLRTAIDRRLHSLTDDLLTLRGLGEDAISQSDQAAQELLGRLRSLEAERDQLSRSLAQTHREARIDMLTALPNRRALDERLEEEEARAGRQGEVFSVALVDIDHFKQINDRFGHTSGDRALQIIAKLLRTKLRRADVLGRWGGEEFLILFPATVLESAREIAERVRLGLSNAPTHFKGEQVRLTASFGLAAWDGQSDTIPALVERADKSLYEAKQAGRDTLRG, encoded by the coding sequence ATGAGGACGGTTGGCGAGAATGATGATCCACTAGATGACGCCACAGGCGATGCCGGTGGCGATGATGGGTATCGCGAGCGCTATCGGCAGCTGGTGCAGGAATTCGATGCCGCTGAGACCGATTGGCAGCGTGATCGCGCGGCTGGCATGCGGCTGCTTGCGAACATGGTGCTCAAGCTTTCCGCCACTCAGCCAGAACTCTCTGGTCTGCTCAAGAGCTTTGGGGACGCTTTGCAGGCCGGGCGTTTCGAGGCAGAGACGGAGACGCTGTCTTCGTTGATAGACGATCTCCTCGCGGAGGTGGCGCCAGGCCCAGATCTGGACAGTCTGGGATCTGCAATCGGACGATTGGAGGCGCTGCTCGATGTCATGCCGAGCGATCCCGATGCATTGACCGATTCCGCGGGCATCGGCCGAGTTCTGGCGAAGCTCGAGGCGGCCTTGGGCGAGCGGCTTCAGATGTTGCAGCGAGATTTGCGAGTGCTGGCGAACACGTTATACGAAGTACCAGGCTGGCCGGATGCATTGGCCGCCGAGCGTGACCGACAGCGCAACCAATTCGCCGGTCGTCAGCTGGTTGATGTGGATGCCCTCGCGGATTTGATCGAACGCGGATTTTCCTCGATCGATCAAGAACGTGGTGAAATATGTCGGTTTCTCGGTGATCTGGTTGGGCGCCTCGACGTATTGGAAAAGACGTTCAGCGAACGAGATAGTCGTCGGCGCGACCTGCTGATTCAGGCTGGTGAGGTCAATCGTCATATCGAGACTTCGGTGAAAGATCTGCTCTCAGAAAGCCAGGTGGCAACCGATATCGATAGTCTGAGAACCGCGATCGATAGGCGACTACACAGCTTGACCGACGATCTGCTGACTTTGCGCGGCCTCGGCGAGGATGCCATCAGTCAATCCGATCAGGCGGCCCAGGAGTTGTTGGGGCGTCTACGTTCGCTGGAAGCCGAGCGCGATCAGCTCAGCCGGAGCCTGGCGCAGACACATCGAGAGGCGCGTATCGATATGCTGACGGCGCTACCTAACCGGCGCGCGTTGGATGAGCGTCTCGAGGAGGAGGAGGCGCGGGCGGGTCGACAGGGAGAGGTTTTTTCGGTTGCGCTGGTCGATATTGATCATTTCAAGCAGATCAATGACCGTTTTGGTCATACCAGCGGGGACCGCGCCCTGCAGATCATCGCCAAGCTGCTGCGCACAAAACTACGCCGCGCGGATGTGCTCGGTCGGTGGGGGGGCGAAGAGTTTCTCATCCTGTTCCCGGCAACCGTACTCGAATCCGCCCGCGAGATTGCGGAGCGTGTGCGGCTTGGACTTTCAAATGCACCCACCCATTTCAAGGGTGAGCAGGTCCGCCTCACCGCGTCATTCGGCCTTGCCGCATGGGATGGCCAGTCGGACACGATTCCAGCCTTGGTCGAGCGTGCCGACAAATCCCTGTACGAAGCCAAGCAAGCCGGTCGGGATACCCTGCGCGGCTAG
- the rnr gene encoding ribonuclease R: protein MTKRTKNGLKDPHLDRESSKYERPIPSRELILQVLAEGEGPMRFDDLSGALQLSEAVDLEALDRRLRAMQRDGQLVRNRVGAFLPVTEKGLIRGRVIAHPDGFGFMVPDEGGDDIFLSPRQMSGLFHGDRAVARVMGLDHRGRQEGAVVEVLERNTRQVVGRFCEERGMAFVAPDNKRIPLNVMIPPDDRADAQPGHIVLAAIVEQPSRHSPPIGRVIEVLGEHMDPGMEIDIAIRSHELPHQWSEDVLAEAQRYGEHVAPEAKQNRVDLRQTPLVTIDGEDAKDFDDAVYCEPDGEGGWRLIVAIADVSHYVSPGSALDNEGRRRGTSVYFPGQVIPMLPETLSNGLCSLNPKVDRLALVADMSVSKGGALKEYRFYEAVIRSAARLTYTQVAAMVVEGDDSARAEHPGLVAHLDALYALYRVLDKARRRRGAIDFDTQETRIVFGEGRKIERIVPVQRNNAHRLIEECMILANVAAARLLAKHKMPALYRVHGGPKADRIDDLRAFLAGMGLNLGGGETPKPKDFAAVLKLAAARPEAGLIQTMLLRTLQQAVYSPDNEGHFGLALPAYAHFTSPIRRYPDLLVHRAIRHVAGGGTPGNFDYDRNDMVGLGEHCSMAERRADDAVRDAVDWLKCEFMLDKVGQVFEGLVSTVTGFGVFVQLRDVYVEGLVHVTSLSNDYYRFDPVGQCLRGERSGRIYRIGDQMNVRIARVDLDERKIDFVPEEAVRAAAADGGEEGAPSRSKRRRKSRRGRR from the coding sequence ATGACCAAACGTACAAAAAATGGCTTAAAAGACCCCCACCTCGATCGTGAATCGTCCAAATATGAGCGGCCGATTCCCAGCCGTGAGCTGATTCTACAGGTACTGGCGGAAGGGGAGGGGCCGATGCGCTTCGACGACCTATCCGGCGCGTTACAGCTCTCGGAGGCTGTGGATCTGGAGGCGTTGGATCGCCGCTTGCGGGCCATGCAGCGGGATGGGCAGCTCGTACGTAATCGCGTGGGGGCGTTTTTGCCCGTCACGGAAAAGGGTTTGATCCGCGGGCGCGTGATTGCACATCCGGACGGGTTTGGTTTCATGGTGCCCGACGAGGGTGGCGACGATATATTCCTCTCGCCACGCCAAATGAGCGGCCTCTTCCACGGCGACCGCGCGGTCGCTCGAGTGATGGGGTTGGATCATCGCGGACGCCAGGAGGGGGCCGTGGTCGAGGTGCTGGAGCGGAATACGCGTCAGGTCGTCGGCCGTTTCTGCGAGGAACGCGGCATGGCCTTTGTGGCCCCGGACAACAAGCGGATTCCGTTGAATGTAATGATCCCGCCGGACGATCGCGCTGACGCGCAGCCGGGGCATATCGTGCTGGCCGCTATCGTGGAGCAGCCAAGCCGTCACTCGCCACCGATTGGGCGGGTGATCGAGGTGTTGGGCGAGCATATGGATCCCGGCATGGAGATCGATATCGCCATCCGCAGTCACGAGCTGCCGCACCAATGGTCCGAAGACGTACTGGCCGAGGCTCAGCGCTATGGTGAGCACGTAGCGCCAGAAGCAAAGCAGAATCGCGTGGATCTGCGCCAGACGCCCTTGGTGACCATCGATGGCGAGGACGCAAAGGACTTTGACGATGCGGTGTACTGCGAGCCGGACGGCGAGGGTGGGTGGCGCCTGATCGTGGCCATTGCCGATGTCAGCCATTATGTCTCACCGGGCAGCGCGCTGGACAACGAGGGACGTCGCCGGGGTACTTCCGTCTACTTCCCGGGGCAGGTGATCCCGATGCTGCCCGAGACCCTGTCGAACGGTTTGTGTTCGCTTAACCCGAAGGTGGATCGCCTGGCGTTGGTGGCGGATATGTCTGTTTCCAAGGGCGGAGCGCTGAAGGAATACCGTTTTTACGAAGCAGTGATTCGCTCAGCGGCACGCCTGACCTATACGCAGGTGGCCGCGATGGTGGTCGAGGGCGACGATTCGGCCCGTGCCGAGCATCCGGGTCTGGTCGCGCATCTGGACGCGTTGTATGCGCTCTATCGGGTGCTGGATAAGGCGCGCCGCCGCCGCGGTGCAATCGATTTCGACACCCAGGAGACCCGCATCGTCTTTGGCGAAGGTCGCAAGATCGAGCGCATCGTGCCGGTGCAGCGCAACAATGCCCATCGACTGATAGAAGAATGCATGATTCTGGCCAACGTGGCTGCGGCACGGTTGTTGGCCAAGCACAAGATGCCCGCACTCTACCGCGTGCACGGTGGGCCCAAGGCTGATCGGATCGACGATTTGCGCGCCTTTCTGGCCGGTATGGGGCTAAACCTCGGCGGCGGCGAAACGCCCAAGCCCAAAGATTTCGCCGCGGTGCTCAAGCTTGCGGCGGCGCGCCCAGAGGCCGGGCTGATTCAGACTATGCTGCTGCGTACGCTGCAGCAGGCGGTTTATAGTCCTGATAACGAAGGACATTTCGGATTGGCTCTGCCGGCCTATGCCCATTTCACATCGCCAATCCGACGCTACCCCGATTTGCTGGTGCACCGCGCCATCCGTCATGTCGCCGGCGGTGGGACACCGGGTAATTTCGATTACGATCGCAACGACATGGTTGGTCTGGGCGAGCACTGCTCAATGGCAGAGCGACGCGCGGACGATGCCGTGCGCGACGCCGTCGACTGGCTCAAGTGTGAATTCATGCTGGATAAGGTTGGGCAGGTATTCGAGGGGCTGGTCAGTACGGTAACGGGCTTCGGCGTGTTCGTGCAGCTGCGAGATGTGTACGTCGAAGGGCTGGTGCATGTGACCTCGCTGAGCAACGATTATTATCGCTTCGATCCGGTGGGCCAATGCCTGCGTGGCGAACGCAGTGGTCGGATCTATCGTATTGGCGATCAGATGAACGTACGCATTGCCCGTGTCGATCTTGACGAGCGCAAGATCGATTTCGTACCCGAGGAAGCGGTGCGTGCTGCGGCCGCCGACGGCGGAGAAGAGGGCGCGCCGTCACGCAGCAAGCGTCGTCGCAAGAGCCGTCGAGGACGTCGATGA
- a CDS encoding methyl-accepting chemotaxis protein, with amino-acid sequence MKNKSLNFKFGLMGASIAAVLLISFALIIANADRIRVDSANLRHRDIPIMEYAYQMQISVIQVQQFFSDAGAMRQQDSLQDDLKSAAEYRDRFHALIDKLIALNPERRNEYHSMLTKFDRYYQVGKDMADAYVNQGTAAGNQLMTGFDSAAGSIFETVNPFLTSSQGKAHALLAQQQATVVSTQWTLIFALLVILAVLTASGAALFRIVRKIPVVSSELNRIASGDLGGKELTHHSQDEIGQLCSGLNAMRTQLKTIMRDVSESSTHIATFSTQLSASIGQTENAISKQVSEISQIAAAMHEMSATSHEVAKNATDSASAAQQANQEVDAGNHAVEEAIQAIRSAANDIENVSSVIYQVDKSSDEIGTILDVIRDITDQTNLLALNAAIEAARAGEMGRGFAVVSDEVRTLAKRTQQSTQEIQNMIANLQAAAKNAVKAMKVSQQGVERSVTLAGTSGDRLTAISGAVGKISDMTTQIATAAEEQSAVTTEMNENISNISVATEQTEESAHQIAEAGRKMSDLATELQRLVSKFRV; translated from the coding sequence ATGAAAAACAAATCTCTGAATTTCAAATTCGGGCTGATGGGCGCCTCGATCGCCGCCGTGCTGCTCATCTCTTTTGCTCTGATCATTGCCAACGCCGATAGGATTAGAGTTGATAGCGCCAACCTCAGACACCGCGACATTCCGATTATGGAATACGCCTACCAGATGCAGATCTCGGTCATTCAGGTGCAGCAGTTCTTTTCCGATGCTGGCGCAATGCGACAACAGGATAGCCTACAGGACGACCTGAAATCGGCAGCCGAATATCGCGACCGTTTTCACGCCCTCATCGACAAACTGATCGCACTCAATCCGGAACGCAGGAATGAGTACCATTCGATGCTAACCAAATTCGACCGCTACTATCAGGTCGGCAAGGATATGGCCGACGCCTATGTCAACCAAGGGACAGCGGCCGGCAACCAATTAATGACCGGATTCGACAGTGCCGCCGGCAGCATCTTCGAAACAGTAAACCCGTTCCTCACGTCCAGCCAAGGCAAGGCGCACGCGCTACTCGCACAACAACAAGCCACCGTGGTTAGTACGCAATGGACACTCATTTTCGCGCTGCTCGTCATACTCGCTGTACTCACAGCAAGCGGCGCTGCCCTATTCCGCATCGTTCGCAAAATCCCCGTTGTCTCATCCGAACTCAATCGGATCGCATCCGGCGACCTGGGTGGCAAGGAACTCACGCATCACAGCCAAGATGAAATCGGGCAGCTGTGCTCCGGACTCAACGCGATGCGCACGCAGTTGAAGACGATCATGCGCGACGTTTCAGAATCATCGACCCACATCGCAACATTCTCGACCCAACTTTCCGCCTCGATCGGTCAAACGGAAAATGCAATTTCCAAGCAGGTATCCGAAATCTCCCAAATCGCCGCCGCAATGCACGAAATGAGCGCTACGTCACACGAAGTTGCCAAAAACGCCACCGATTCGGCTAGCGCAGCACAACAAGCCAACCAGGAAGTTGATGCCGGGAATCATGCCGTCGAGGAAGCAATTCAAGCGATACGCTCGGCTGCAAACGACATCGAGAACGTCTCCAGCGTCATCTATCAGGTCGACAAGAGCAGTGATGAAATCGGAACCATACTAGACGTCATCCGGGACATCACCGACCAAACCAATCTGCTGGCACTGAATGCAGCCATAGAAGCCGCTCGAGCGGGTGAGATGGGCCGAGGCTTTGCCGTCGTATCCGATGAAGTCCGCACGCTTGCCAAACGGACGCAGCAATCGACCCAGGAAATCCAGAACATGATTGCAAACCTGCAGGCAGCGGCCAAAAATGCCGTAAAAGCCATGAAGGTCAGCCAGCAAGGCGTCGAACGCAGCGTCACTCTCGCTGGCACATCGGGTGATCGCCTGACCGCCATTTCGGGCGCTGTCGGAAAAATATCGGACATGACCACACAAATTGCCACCGCAGCCGAGGAGCAGAGCGCCGTCACCACTGAAATGAACGAAAACATATCGAACATCAGCGTTGCAACCGAACAAACCGAGGAATCCGCTCACCAGATCGCAGAAGCCGGCCGCAAAATGTCCGATCTCGCAACCGAGCTGCAGCGGTTGGTATCAAAATTCAGGGTATAA
- a CDS encoding phospholipase C encodes MRFTHALVPALLLAAGTAHADTLTPIKHVVVIYQENVSFDHYFATYPKAANPPGEPTFHALPGTPKVNNLAHAGLLTHNPNALNPANGADATEPFRLDRTQAATADQNHAYTAEQLAYDGGKADLFPKYTGKGTSGGAGAFGTKGQVMGYFDGNTVMAMWQYAQHFAMSDNAYTDTYGPSTPGALEVVSGQTDGLKLVHTTHKPFRMDAYSYYIKDGQGGYTLINDVDPAYDVCSNAKNQVMLEGRNIGDLLNAKDITWGGFMGGFDLKAKNANGTTGCKRSTYSATVHETVKDYIPHHDWFQYFKSTANPTHARPSSIAAIGHTYEPGTHKRDPANHEYALRDFFAAVKTGHYPAVSYLKAPAYEDGHAGYSDPLDEQAFVTHVVNFLEHQPGWKDTAVIVTWDDSDGWYDHAFAYTTNPSFDAQADQLDGAGHCGRGTPMAGLRGKPVNGRCGPGTRIPFLVISPWAKQNYVAHTRVSQASVVRFIEDNWLGGTRLGGGSFDASAGSIMDMFDFTGKGDAPKLFLNEKTGTPVVHS; translated from the coding sequence ATGCGCTTCACCCACGCCCTCGTCCCCGCGCTGCTGCTCGCCGCCGGGACCGCGCACGCCGACACCCTCACCCCGATCAAGCACGTCGTGGTGATCTACCAGGAGAACGTCTCCTTCGATCACTATTTCGCGACCTACCCCAAGGCCGCCAACCCGCCGGGCGAGCCGACCTTCCATGCGCTACCGGGCACGCCAAAGGTGAACAACCTCGCCCATGCGGGGCTACTCACGCACAATCCCAACGCGTTGAATCCTGCCAACGGCGCGGATGCCACGGAGCCCTTCCGCCTCGACCGCACACAGGCGGCCACCGCCGACCAGAACCACGCCTACACCGCCGAACAACTAGCCTACGACGGCGGCAAGGCCGACCTGTTCCCGAAATACACCGGCAAGGGCACGTCCGGCGGCGCCGGCGCCTTCGGCACCAAGGGCCAAGTCATGGGTTATTTCGACGGCAACACGGTGATGGCCATGTGGCAGTACGCCCAGCACTTCGCGATGAGCGACAACGCCTACACCGACACCTACGGCCCCTCGACGCCGGGCGCGCTGGAAGTGGTCTCAGGGCAGACCGACGGCCTCAAGCTCGTGCACACCACGCACAAGCCGTTCCGCATGGACGCCTACTCGTACTACATCAAGGACGGACAGGGCGGCTACACCCTGATCAACGACGTCGATCCGGCCTACGACGTGTGCTCCAACGCCAAGAACCAGGTGATGCTGGAAGGCCGCAACATCGGCGACCTGCTCAACGCCAAGGACATCACCTGGGGCGGGTTCATGGGCGGCTTCGACCTCAAGGCCAAGAACGCCAACGGCACCACCGGCTGCAAGCGCAGCACCTATTCCGCCACCGTGCATGAAACGGTGAAGGACTACATTCCGCACCACGACTGGTTCCAGTACTTCAAGTCGACCGCCAACCCCACCCACGCGCGCCCCAGCTCGATCGCCGCCATCGGCCATACCTACGAGCCCGGCACGCACAAGCGCGACCCGGCCAACCACGAGTACGCGCTGCGCGACTTCTTTGCCGCGGTCAAGACAGGCCACTACCCGGCGGTGAGCTACCTTAAGGCACCGGCTTACGAGGATGGCCACGCCGGCTACTCCGACCCGCTAGACGAGCAGGCCTTCGTCACCCACGTGGTCAACTTCCTCGAGCACCAGCCCGGCTGGAAGGACACCGCCGTAATCGTCACCTGGGACGACTCCGACGGCTGGTACGATCACGCCTTCGCCTATACCACCAACCCGTCCTTCGACGCGCAGGCCGACCAGCTCGACGGCGCGGGGCATTGCGGGCGCGGCACGCCGATGGCGGGCCTGCGCGGCAAACCGGTCAACGGCCGCTGCGGCCCCGGCACACGTATTCCCTTCCTGGTGATCTCGCCCTGGGCCAAGCAGAACTACGTGGCTCACACGCGCGTCTCACAGGCGTCCGTGGTGCGTTTCATCGAGGACAATTGGCTCGGCGGCACGCGCCTCGGCGGCGGCTCGTTCGACGCCAGCGCGGGCAGCATCATGGACATGTTCGACTTCACCGGCAAAGGCGACGCGCCCAAGCTGTTCCTGAACGAAAAGACCGGCACGCCGGTCGTCCACAGCTGA
- the rpsR gene encoding 30S ribosomal protein S18, giving the protein MSRFFRRRRYCRFTAEGIARIDYKDLNMLKGYVTETGKIVPSRVTGTSARYQRQLAQAVKRARFLALLPYSDQH; this is encoded by the coding sequence ATGTCACGATTTTTTCGTCGCCGCCGTTACTGCCGCTTTACCGCCGAAGGTATTGCGCGTATCGATTACAAAGATCTCAATATGCTCAAGGGCTATGTCACGGAAACCGGCAAAATCGTGCCGAGCCGTGTGACCGGCACGAGCGCACGTTACCAGCGCCAGCTGGCCCAGGCGGTCAAGCGCGCTCGTTTTCTGGCGCTGCTGCCCTACTCGGATCAGCATTGA
- the rlmB gene encoding 23S rRNA (guanosine(2251)-2'-O)-methyltransferase RlmB, protein MSELLHGINAVESALRNDPERIKVIWLDAARDDRRLRTLAELAEQAGIAVQRTSKKALDRRAPDGRHQGVVADYRPPPPPGEGDLLDLVESAERPLLLVLDGVTDPHNLGACLRTAAAAGAIAVVAPRDRAAPLTPAARKAASGAAEIIPFVPVTNLVRTLEALKARGVWVVGTAGSAESSLYEQDLKGAHAIVLGAEGEGLRRLTTEACDVVVRIPLSPAMESLNVSVAAGVCLFEVVRQGIVAPTRIRS, encoded by the coding sequence ATGAGCGAGTTGCTCCACGGCATCAATGCCGTCGAGTCGGCGCTGCGCAACGATCCAGAGCGTATCAAGGTCATTTGGTTGGACGCCGCGCGGGACGATCGTCGACTCCGGACGCTCGCTGAATTGGCGGAGCAGGCGGGAATTGCGGTGCAGCGCACCTCGAAGAAAGCGCTGGACCGGCGTGCTCCCGATGGGCGCCATCAGGGGGTGGTAGCCGACTACCGACCGCCCCCGCCACCCGGCGAGGGTGATCTGCTCGATCTCGTCGAGTCTGCCGAGCGTCCGCTGTTGCTGGTGTTGGACGGTGTGACCGATCCGCATAACCTGGGTGCCTGCCTGCGTACCGCTGCGGCGGCGGGGGCGATCGCGGTGGTTGCGCCACGCGACCGTGCGGCACCTTTGACGCCGGCCGCGCGCAAGGCGGCATCAGGTGCCGCCGAAATTATTCCCTTCGTGCCGGTGACCAATCTGGTACGTACGCTGGAGGCGCTGAAGGCGCGTGGTGTCTGGGTGGTTGGGACGGCAGGCAGCGCGGAGTCGAGTCTGTATGAGCAGGACTTGAAGGGGGCGCATGCCATCGTGCTCGGTGCCGAGGGTGAGGGGCTACGTCGCTTGACTACGGAGGCCTGCGACGTCGTGGTTCGCATTCCGCTCAGTCCCGCTATGGAAAGTCTGAATGTCTCTGTTGCGGCTGGTGTGTGCCTGTTTGAAGTGGTGCGCCAGGGTATTGTCGCGCCCACCCGTATCAGGTCGTGA
- the rplI gene encoding 50S ribosomal protein L9, translating to MEIILLDKVENLGGLGDKVKVKSGYARNYLIPTGRAKYATPANMAEFEARRADLEKISAEAMAVAEARRGKIEGMVITLSALAGAEGKLFGSIGTQDIADAVTAAGVEIERKEVRLPEGALRQVGEYEVELHLHSDINVAIKVVVNGESAA from the coding sequence ATGGAAATCATCCTGTTAGACAAGGTAGAAAATCTGGGCGGTCTCGGCGATAAGGTCAAGGTCAAGTCGGGCTATGCTCGCAACTACCTGATCCCGACCGGTAGGGCCAAATACGCCACGCCCGCGAATATGGCGGAATTCGAGGCACGTCGTGCGGATCTCGAGAAGATTTCAGCCGAAGCAATGGCCGTTGCCGAAGCGCGTCGCGGTAAGATTGAGGGCATGGTAATCACCCTGAGTGCGCTGGCGGGGGCCGAAGGCAAGCTTTTTGGCTCGATCGGCACCCAGGATATCGCCGATGCGGTGACCGCTGCCGGTGTTGAGATCGAACGCAAGGAAGTCCGCTTACCGGAAGGTGCCCTGCGTCAGGTTGGTGAATATGAGGTCGAGCTGCATCTGCACTCCGACATCAATGTTGCCATCAAGGTAGTGGTTAACGGCGAATCCGCCGCCTGA
- a CDS encoding cytochrome-c peroxidase — MFRHDRPSRRLRRTLGVAAVFALLAGAYALIEPVVAFYPLIPLASWLHHPVDTWRLAHGENPHPVRLMRPPVAPLSAMARLGRDLFYDRTLSGSGRMSCASCHSPQHAYGPPGDAAVMFGGPDGQSPGYRAVPSLMYLERQPPFSVGPDNAVNETLTLRQKIARSVGAPRLTKTAGDTAGTAHNLVPQGGLFWDGRVDTLQQQADGPLFNTFEMDAGSPQQVAARLAVSPYARDFRRLFGPGIFDNPNFLVSEALFALARYQIEDPSFHPYRSRYDAWLGGKARLDSAELRGYLLFNDPAKGDCAACHVDRPTPDGLPPLFTDHQYEALGVPRNPAIPANRDPHYYDLGLCGPFRKDLARQHRYCGLFLTPTLRNVATRHTFFHNGVYHTLMQVLAFYNFRDTDPERIYPRDAQGRVEKFNDLPTDDRGNVDTIDPPLNRHAGERPALTRRDMQDIVAFLGTLTDRPDTQASAGEKAIMSGHHKNER; from the coding sequence ATGTTTCGTCACGACCGACCGAGCCGCCGGCTACGCCGCACGCTGGGTGTCGCGGCCGTATTCGCGCTGCTCGCCGGCGCCTATGCGCTGATCGAACCCGTCGTCGCCTTCTACCCACTGATTCCGCTCGCCTCCTGGCTGCACCACCCCGTCGACACCTGGCGCCTTGCCCACGGCGAGAACCCGCACCCGGTCCGCCTGATGCGCCCACCCGTCGCACCGCTATCGGCCATGGCCCGGCTCGGTCGGGACCTCTTCTACGACCGCACCCTGTCCGGCTCCGGACGCATGTCCTGCGCCAGCTGCCACAGCCCGCAGCACGCCTACGGCCCGCCGGGCGATGCCGCGGTCATGTTCGGCGGCCCGGACGGTCAGTCCCCCGGCTACCGTGCCGTACCCAGCCTGATGTACCTGGAACGCCAGCCGCCCTTCAGCGTCGGGCCGGACAACGCCGTCAACGAGACCCTAACCCTGCGCCAGAAGATCGCGCGCAGCGTCGGTGCGCCGCGTCTGACCAAGACCGCCGGCGACACCGCCGGCACCGCGCACAACCTCGTGCCGCAGGGCGGCCTGTTCTGGGACGGACGTGTCGACACCCTGCAGCAGCAGGCCGACGGTCCGCTGTTCAACACCTTCGAGATGGACGCAGGCTCGCCGCAACAGGTCGCCGCACGGCTCGCCGTCTCGCCCTATGCCCGCGACTTCCGCCGCCTGTTCGGCCCCGGCATCTTCGACAATCCGAATTTCCTGGTCTCCGAGGCGCTTTTCGCGCTCGCCCGCTATCAGATCGAGGACCCGAGCTTCCACCCCTACCGCAGCCGCTACGACGCCTGGCTGGGCGGCAAGGCCCGGCTGGATAGCGCCGAGCTACGCGGCTATCTCTTGTTCAACGATCCCGCCAAGGGCGACTGCGCAGCCTGTCATGTGGACCGGCCGACACCCGACGGCCTGCCGCCATTGTTTACCGACCACCAGTACGAGGCGCTCGGCGTGCCGCGCAACCCCGCCATCCCGGCCAACCGTGACCCGCACTACTACGACCTCGGTCTGTGCGGGCCCTTCCGCAAGGATCTGGCCCGGCAGCACCGATATTGCGGCCTTTTCCTCACGCCCACGTTGCGCAACGTCGCCACGCGCCATACGTTTTTCCACAACGGGGTCTACCACACCCTGATGCAGGTGCTGGCTTTCTACAACTTCCGCGACACCGACCCAGAACGGATCTATCCGCGCGACGCACAGGGCCGCGTCGAGAAATTCAACGATCTCCCGACCGACGACCGCGGCAACGTCGATACCATCGACCCGCCCCTCAACCGCCACGCCGGCGAACGCCCTGCCCTCACCCGCCGCGACATGCAGGACATCGTCGCCTTCCTCGGCACGCTGACCGACCGGCCAGACACACAAGCATCAGCGGGTGAAAAAGCAATCATGTCTGGACACCACAAGAATGAGCGATAG
- a CDS encoding DUF488 domain-containing protein has translation MDIRCKRIYEHPAPLDGHRVLVDRLWPRGIRRTEAQLELWLPEIAPSNELRRWFAHEPQRFDEFTQRYRLELAGQAERLGQLRALAETGTLTLLYATRDDRRNNACVLADQLRASECRKS, from the coding sequence ATGGACATCCGCTGCAAACGCATATACGAACACCCAGCGCCGCTTGATGGGCATCGAGTCCTAGTGGACCGACTGTGGCCGCGTGGCATTCGGCGCACCGAGGCGCAACTCGAATTATGGCTTCCCGAGATCGCACCCTCCAACGAACTACGGCGCTGGTTCGCGCACGAACCACAGCGCTTCGATGAATTCACCCAACGTTACCGTCTGGAACTCGCGGGTCAGGCCGAGCGCCTCGGACAACTGCGCGCGCTCGCCGAAACAGGCACGCTGACTCTTCTTTACGCCACGCGCGATGACCGGCGCAACAATGCCTGCGTGCTCGCGGATCAACTGCGTGCGTCAGAATGCAGAAAATCATAA